The following coding sequences lie in one Arachis stenosperma cultivar V10309 chromosome 5, arast.V10309.gnm1.PFL2, whole genome shotgun sequence genomic window:
- the LOC130981009 gene encoding uncharacterized protein LOC130981009, translated as MMIERAFCDLGASINLMPLSLMRKLQIHELKPTKIALQMADKSIQQALGVVENVLVKVDKFFLPVDFVILDIEEDDNTPIILGRPFLATARALIDVEKGELMLRVHDEHIVFHVFKNLQDSTQEEECMKIDSIDPNLKEAPDEALSSSCWKENEEVEVLQQAQRIEEKLQSKSAFKIHSKDSPKIEIPKPELSPGNEEMNKILSLEHVEIIKNDTGRKLTVRGEGLRHYDHHPP; from the exons ATGATGATTGAGAGAGCATTTTgtgatcttggtgcaagcataaatctgatgcctttatctttgatgaggaaGCTTCAGATTCATGAATTGAAACCTACAAAGATAGCCCTTCAAATGGCGGATAAATCTATTCAGCAAGCACTCGGGGTTGTAGAGAATGTATTAGTAAAGGTGGACAAATTTTTCCTCCCAGTTGACTTTGTCATCCTAGACATAGAGGAAGATGACAACACTCCCATTATTCTAGGGAGGCCCTTTTTAGCCACTGCCAGGGCATTAATAGATGTCGAAAAAGGAGAATTAATGCTaagggtgcatgatgagcatatAGTGTTCCATGTCTTCAAGAATTTGCAAGACTCCACCCAAGAGGAAGAGTGTATGAAGATTGATTCCATAGATCCAAACTTGAAAGAGGCACCTGATGAGGCACTTTCAAGCTCATGctggaaagaaaatgaagaggtgGAGGTGCTACAACAAGctcaaagaatagaggagaagctgcaatcaaaGTCAGCATTTAAGATTCATAGCAAGGACAGTCCAAAAATTGAGATCCCAAAACCTGAACTATCTCCTGGAAACGAAGAGA TGAACAAAATCCTCTCACTTGAACAtgtggaaatcatcaagaatgatACTGGAAGGAAGCTCACCGTGAGAGGGGAAGGATTAAGGCACTATGATCATCATCCGCCCTAA